A genome region from Pseudomonas anguilliseptica includes the following:
- the nadA gene encoding quinolinate synthase NadA: protein MTQISERLLVQAHLDAKQPKPLTSEQEAFYHAEIAAELKKQNAVLVAHYYCDPMLQALAEETGGCVSDSLEMARFGNQHPAQTVLVAGVKFMGETAKILNPEKRVLMPTLEATCSLDLGCPVEEFSAFCDQHPQRTVVVYANTSAAVKARADWVVTSSCAVEIVEHLMDNGESIIWAPDQHLGRYIQNKTGADMLLWDGACIVHEEFKAKQLADMKALYPDAAVLVHPESPTAVIDLADAVGSTSQLIAAAQRLPNKTFIVATDAGIFYKMQQLCPDKEFVAAPTAGNGAACRSCAHCPWMAMNTLQRTLECLRVGSNEIFVDPALIPKAIKPLKRMLDFTQAARLKLSGNA, encoded by the coding sequence ATGACCCAGATTTCCGAACGCCTGCTGGTACAAGCCCATCTCGATGCCAAGCAGCCCAAGCCGCTGACGTCTGAGCAAGAGGCTTTTTACCATGCCGAGATTGCTGCCGAACTGAAAAAGCAGAACGCCGTGCTGGTGGCGCACTATTACTGCGACCCGATGTTGCAGGCGCTGGCCGAGGAGACCGGCGGCTGCGTTTCCGACTCGCTGGAAATGGCCCGCTTTGGCAATCAACATCCGGCGCAGACGGTGCTGGTAGCCGGCGTTAAATTCATGGGCGAAACGGCGAAGATCCTCAATCCAGAAAAACGTGTGCTGATGCCGACGCTTGAAGCGACCTGCTCGCTTGATCTGGGTTGTCCGGTAGAGGAGTTCTCGGCGTTCTGTGATCAGCATCCGCAGCGTACGGTGGTGGTGTATGCCAATACCTCGGCGGCGGTGAAAGCGCGGGCTGACTGGGTGGTGACCTCCAGTTGTGCGGTGGAGATCGTTGAGCACCTGATGGACAACGGCGAAAGCATCATCTGGGCGCCGGATCAGCATCTGGGCCGTTACATCCAGAACAAGACAGGCGCCGACATGCTGCTGTGGGACGGTGCGTGCATCGTTCACGAAGAGTTCAAGGCCAAGCAGCTGGCAGACATGAAGGCGTTGTATCCGGATGCCGCCGTGCTGGTTCACCCGGAGTCGCCGACGGCAGTGATCGATCTGGCCGATGCTGTGGGCTCTACCAGCCAGCTGATCGCTGCTGCGCAACGTTTGCCGAACAAGACCTTTATCGTCGCCACCGACGCCGGCATCTTCTACAAGATGCAGCAGTTGTGCCCGGACAAGGAGTTTGTCGCCGCCCCGACTGCCGGCAATGGTGCCGCCTGCCGCAGTTGTGCGCATTGTCCGTGGATGGCGATGAATACCCTGCAGCGCACCTTGGAATGCCTACGTGTGGGCAGCAACGAGATATTTGTCGATCCGGCATTGATCCCCAAAGCGATCAAGCCGCTCAAGCGTATGCTCGATTTCACCCAGGCCGCGCGGCTCAAGCTGAGCGGCAACGCTTAA
- the dapA gene encoding 4-hydroxy-tetrahydrodipicolinate synthase gives MIAGSMVALVTPMDAQGGLDWDSLSKLVDFHLQEGTNAIVAVGTTGESATLEVPEHIEVIKRVVDQVAGRIPVIAGTGGNSTRESVELTRAAKDVGADACLLVTPYYNKPTQEGLYLHFRHIAESVAIPQILYNVPGRTVCDMLPETVERLAKIDNIIGIKEATGDLQRGQEVLDRVSKDFLVYSGDDATAVELMLMGGKGNISVTANIAPRAMSDLCAAAMRGEAAIARAINDRLMPLHKALFIESNPIPVKWALHEMGLMPDGIRLPLTWLSPRCHDPLRQAMRQSGVLV, from the coding sequence ATGATTGCGGGCAGTATGGTGGCACTGGTTACGCCCATGGATGCACAAGGTGGTCTTGATTGGGACAGCCTGAGCAAACTGGTGGATTTCCACCTGCAGGAGGGCACCAATGCCATCGTCGCAGTCGGCACTACCGGCGAGTCGGCGACCCTTGAGGTGCCTGAACACATCGAAGTGATCAAACGTGTCGTTGATCAGGTCGCCGGGCGCATTCCGGTCATCGCTGGCACCGGTGGTAATTCCACCCGTGAGTCAGTCGAACTGACCCGTGCTGCCAAAGACGTCGGCGCCGATGCCTGCCTGCTGGTCACCCCGTATTACAACAAGCCGACTCAGGAAGGCCTGTACCTGCACTTCCGCCACATCGCCGAATCGGTGGCCATCCCGCAGATCCTCTACAACGTGCCAGGCCGCACCGTCTGCGACATGCTGCCGGAGACGGTTGAGCGCCTGGCCAAGATCGACAACATCATCGGTATCAAGGAAGCCACCGGCGACCTACAGCGCGGCCAGGAAGTACTGGATCGTGTGAGCAAGGACTTCCTGGTTTATTCCGGTGATGACGCCACCGCCGTCGAGCTGATGCTGATGGGCGGCAAGGGCAATATCTCGGTAACTGCCAACATCGCCCCGCGCGCCATGAGCGATCTGTGCGCCGCTGCCATGCGTGGTGAAGCCGCCATCGCACGCGCCATCAATGATCGTCTGATGCCGCTGCACAAAGCGCTGTTTATCGAATCCAACCCGATTCCGGTGAAATGGGCTCTGCATGAAATGGGTTTGATGCCAGACGGTATCCGTCTGCCACTGACCTGGCTCAGCCCACGTTGTCATGACCCGCTGCGTCAGGCCATGCGCCAGTCCGGCGTATTGGTTTAA
- a CDS encoding phosphoribosylaminoimidazolesuccinocarboxamide synthase, translating into MSTAITLSLKKIYSGKVRDLYEIDDKRMLMVATDRLSAFDVILNEPIPEKGKILTAISNFWFDKLKDLVPSHFTGDKVEDIVPAAELPLVEGRAVVAKRLKPVAVEAIVRGYIVGSGWKEYQKSGTVCGIQLPAGLKEAAKLPQPIFTPSTKAAVGDHDENISFEQCEAIIGAELAAKVRDTSIALYSAAVEYAATRGIIIADTKFEFGLDEDGTLTLMDEALTPDSSRFWPADSYVEGKNPPSFDKQFVRDWLESTGWSKEPPAPAVPADVAQKTADKYREALTRLTV; encoded by the coding sequence ATGAGCACAGCCATCACCCTGAGCCTGAAGAAAATCTATTCGGGCAAAGTCCGTGATCTTTACGAGATCGACGACAAACGCATGCTGATGGTCGCCACCGACCGCCTTTCGGCATTCGACGTGATCCTCAACGAGCCAATCCCGGAAAAGGGCAAGATCCTCACCGCCATCTCCAACTTCTGGTTCGACAAGCTCAAGGACCTGGTGCCCAGCCACTTCACTGGCGATAAGGTTGAAGACATCGTCCCAGCCGCCGAACTGCCGTTGGTGGAAGGCCGCGCAGTGGTCGCCAAGCGCCTTAAGCCGGTCGCGGTGGAAGCCATCGTACGTGGTTATATCGTCGGCTCCGGCTGGAAGGAATACCAGAAGAGCGGCACCGTCTGTGGCATTCAACTGCCTGCTGGCCTCAAAGAAGCGGCCAAGCTGCCGCAGCCGATCTTCACCCCCTCGACCAAGGCTGCCGTGGGCGATCACGACGAGAACATCAGTTTCGAGCAGTGCGAAGCGATCATCGGCGCAGAGCTGGCCGCCAAAGTGCGCGACACCTCCATTGCCCTCTACAGCGCAGCGGTGGAATACGCAGCCACACGCGGCATTATCATCGCCGACACCAAGTTCGAATTCGGCCTGGACGAAGACGGCACCCTGACCCTGATGGATGAAGCGCTGACCCCAGATTCCAGCCGCTTCTGGCCGGCGGACAGTTATGTAGAAGGCAAGAATCCACCAAGCTTCGACAAGCAGTTCGTACGTGACTGGCTGGAGTCCACCGGCTGGAGCAAGGAACCGCCAGCTCCAGCAGTGCCCGCTGACGTCGCGCAGAAAACCGCTGACAAATACCGCGAGGCTCTGACGCGCCTGACCGTCTAA
- a CDS encoding glycine cleavage system protein R has product MHVPPPVREQFLLISALGPNAMELTNVLCRTSHENRCAVVSTRLSRHGEYSALVLQVSGSWDALARLESNLPALAKKHSFSVNVIRSAASESRPQALPYVAYVSSAYRPDILNELCQFFLDHHVELENLTCDTYQAPQTGGTMLNATMTVTLPAGTQISWLRDQFLDFADALNLDALIEPWRPQNP; this is encoded by the coding sequence CTGCATGTCCCCCCCCCAGTTCGCGAACAATTCCTGCTTATCAGCGCTCTTGGCCCCAATGCTATGGAGCTGACCAATGTGCTCTGCCGCACCAGCCATGAGAACCGTTGCGCCGTGGTCAGTACCCGCCTTAGCCGGCATGGCGAATACAGCGCGCTGGTGCTGCAGGTGTCCGGTAGCTGGGATGCCCTGGCGCGCCTGGAGTCGAACCTGCCGGCGCTGGCGAAAAAGCACAGTTTCTCGGTCAATGTGATTCGCAGCGCTGCCTCGGAAAGCCGCCCACAGGCGCTACCTTATGTAGCGTATGTCAGCTCGGCCTACCGCCCGGACATCCTTAATGAGCTGTGCCAGTTCTTTCTCGACCACCACGTCGAGCTGGAAAACCTCACCTGTGATACCTACCAGGCACCACAGACCGGCGGCACCATGCTCAACGCCACCATGACAGTGACCCTGCCAGCCGGTACGCAGATCAGCTGGTTGCGTGATCAGTTCCTCGACTTTGCCGATGCGTTGAACCTGGATGCGCTAATTGAGCCTTGGCGTCCACAGAACCCATAA
- a CDS encoding antitoxin of toxin-antitoxin stability system, with the protein MAKEAVFNLKLEPELREGFMAAAQAAHLPASQVMRDLMRDFIRQQQQAKEHDEFVQRKVAAARVSVEAGRGRSNDDVEAEFAARRAKAQGN; encoded by the coding sequence ATGGCCAAAGAAGCCGTTTTCAATTTGAAGTTGGAACCCGAGCTACGCGAAGGATTCATGGCAGCCGCTCAAGCCGCACACCTGCCGGCCTCTCAAGTGATGCGTGACCTCATGCGCGATTTCATCCGCCAGCAGCAACAAGCCAAAGAGCATGATGAATTCGTGCAACGTAAGGTTGCTGCAGCCAGGGTATCGGTCGAGGCTGGCCGTGGTCGATCGAATGATGATGTAGAAGCAGAATTCGCCGCTCGCCGTGCTAAGGCTCAAGGGAACTAA
- a CDS encoding peroxiredoxin, whose protein sequence is MAVALDTPVADFQAQATSGQTVQLSALKGQQVVIYFYPKDSTPGCTTEAQGFRDQYPAFQAANTLIFGVSRDSLKSHENFKCKQEFPFELISDKDEAVCQLFDVIKLKKLYGKEYLGVDRSTFLIDKDGVLRQEWRGVKVPGHVDAVLAAAQALNKA, encoded by the coding sequence ATGGCCGTAGCACTCGACACCCCGGTTGCAGACTTCCAGGCACAGGCCACCAGCGGCCAGACCGTTCAGCTGTCCGCACTCAAGGGCCAACAAGTGGTGATCTACTTCTACCCGAAGGACAGCACCCCAGGCTGCACCACCGAGGCTCAGGGTTTTCGTGATCAATACCCGGCGTTTCAGGCGGCCAACACGCTGATCTTTGGCGTCTCGCGTGACAGCCTGAAATCCCACGAGAACTTCAAGTGCAAGCAGGAGTTCCCCTTCGAGCTGATCTCCGACAAGGATGAAGCAGTCTGCCAGCTGTTCGATGTGATCAAGCTGAAGAAGCTCTACGGCAAGGAATACCTGGGCGTCGACCGCAGCACCTTCCTGATCGATAAAGACGGCGTACTGCGCCAGGAATGGCGCGGCGTAAAGGTTCCAGGGCATGTCGATGCGGTATTGGCTGCAGCCCAGGCGCTGAATAAGGCCTGA
- a CDS encoding IS5 family transposase — MKQMTFADAEYAGKRKQTRKELFLIEMDRVVPWKGLIALIEPYYPKGEGGRPAYPLMAMLRVHLMQNWFGYSDPAMEEALYETTILRQFAGLSLERIPDETTILNFRRLLEKHELAAGILAVINGYLGDRGLSLRQGTIVDATLINAPSSTKNKDGKRDPEMHQAKKGNQYYFGMKAHIGVDDESGLVHSVVGTAANVADVTQVDKLLHGEENVVCADAGYTGVEKRPEHDGREVIWQVAARRSTYKKLGKSSPLYKAKRKIEKAKAQVRAKVEHPFRVIKRQFSYVKTRFRGLAKNTAQLVTLFALSNLWMARRHLLTNAGEVRL; from the coding sequence ATGAAGCAAATGACCTTCGCCGATGCCGAGTACGCCGGCAAACGCAAGCAGACCCGCAAAGAGTTGTTCCTGATCGAGATGGATCGGGTGGTGCCGTGGAAGGGTTTGATCGCACTGATCGAACCGTATTACCCCAAGGGTGAAGGCGGTCGGCCGGCCTATCCGCTGATGGCGATGCTACGTGTGCACCTGATGCAGAACTGGTTCGGCTACAGCGACCCGGCGATGGAAGAAGCGCTGTACGAGACCACTATCCTGCGGCAGTTCGCCGGGCTGAGTCTGGAACGTATCCCCGACGAAACCACCATCCTCAACTTCCGTCGTCTGCTGGAGAAACATGAGTTGGCTGCCGGCATCCTGGCCGTCATCAATGGCTATCTTGGCGACCGTGGCCTGTCGTTGCGCCAAGGCACCATCGTCGATGCCACGCTGATCAATGCGCCGAGTTCGACCAAGAACAAGGACGGCAAACGCGACCCAGAGATGCACCAGGCCAAGAAGGGCAACCAATACTACTTCGGCATGAAGGCGCACATTGGCGTGGATGACGAGTCGGGGCTGGTACACAGCGTGGTAGGCACGGCGGCCAACGTGGCGGATGTCACTCAGGTCGACAAGTTGCTGCACGGCGAGGAAAACGTGGTGTGCGCCGATGCGGGTTATACCGGCGTCGAAAAGCGCCCCGAACATGATGGGCGCGAGGTGATCTGGCAGGTTGCTGCCCGCCGCAGCACCTATAAGAAGCTGGGTAAGAGCAGCCCGCTGTACAAAGCCAAACGCAAGATCGAGAAGGCCAAGGCCCAGGTGCGCGCCAAGGTTGAGCACCCGTTCCGGGTGATCAAGCGTCAGTTCAGTTATGTAAAGACACGCTTCCGTGGCTTGGCCAAGAACACGGCGCAACTGGTGACGCTGTTCGCGCTGTCGAACCTGTGGATGGCACGCCGACATTTACTGACCAATGCAGGAGAGGTGCGCCTGTAA
- a CDS encoding AI-2E family transporter: protein MFKVFQDWLHRYFSDEQAVVLAVLLVLGFAAILNLGGMLAPVLTGLVLAFLMQGLVNAFERLRIPQVVSVWLVFTLFMSMLGVFLLVLMPLLWRQVITLFNELPRMLGEWQSLFLLLPERYPTLITNEQVLQLIEVVRGEAGSVGQSALSFSLSSLPMLVSIMIYVVLVPILVFFFLKDRELISAWFRGYLPRERALITQVAEEMNKQIANYIRGKVIEIIICGVVTYIAFAALGLNYAALLALFVGLSVVVPYIGAVVVTVPVALIGLFQWGFGDQFIYLMVVYGIIQALDGNVLVPLLFSEAVNLHPVAIICAVLLFGGMWGFWGVFFAIPLATLFKAVIDAWPRSEQVAAQ from the coding sequence ATGTTCAAGGTGTTTCAGGATTGGCTACATCGCTATTTTTCCGATGAGCAAGCGGTGGTGCTTGCGGTATTGCTGGTGCTTGGTTTTGCCGCGATCCTGAATCTGGGTGGCATGCTGGCTCCGGTGCTGACGGGGTTGGTACTGGCGTTTCTGATGCAGGGGCTGGTGAATGCCTTTGAGCGTTTGCGCATCCCGCAGGTGGTGTCGGTATGGCTGGTCTTCACCCTCTTTATGAGCATGCTGGGGGTGTTTCTGTTGGTGCTGATGCCGTTGCTCTGGCGCCAGGTGATTACCCTGTTCAACGAGTTGCCGCGGATGCTGGGCGAGTGGCAGTCACTGTTTTTGTTGCTGCCGGAGCGCTACCCCACGCTGATTACCAATGAGCAGGTGTTGCAGCTGATTGAGGTCGTGCGGGGTGAGGCTGGAAGTGTCGGCCAGTCGGCGCTGTCGTTCTCACTGTCCAGTTTGCCGATGTTGGTCAGCATCATGATCTACGTGGTGTTGGTGCCGATTCTGGTGTTCTTCTTTCTCAAGGATCGGGAGTTGATCAGTGCATGGTTTCGCGGCTATCTGCCGCGCGAGCGGGCGCTGATTACTCAGGTGGCCGAGGAAATGAACAAGCAGATCGCCAACTATATCCGTGGCAAGGTGATCGAAATCATTATCTGCGGCGTGGTTACCTATATCGCCTTTGCTGCCCTGGGGCTTAACTATGCGGCGCTGCTGGCTTTGTTTGTCGGCCTGTCGGTGGTGGTGCCGTATATCGGTGCGGTGGTGGTGACTGTGCCGGTTGCGCTGATCGGGTTGTTCCAGTGGGGCTTTGGTGATCAGTTCATCTATCTGATGGTGGTCTACGGGATCATTCAGGCGCTGGACGGCAACGTTCTGGTGCCTTTGCTGTTTTCCGAAGCGGTTAACCTGCACCCGGTGGCGATCATCTGCGCTGTACTGTTGTTTGGCGGTATGTGGGGATTCTGGGGGGTGTTCTTCGCCATCCCGCTGGCCACGTTGTTCAAGGCGGTGATTGACGCCTGGCCGCGCAGTGAGCAGGTGGCGGCGCAATAG
- a CDS encoding sulfurtransferase TusA family protein, giving the protein MTDMQWRAEDFDAQLDACGLNCPLPLLKAKLELNRLASGAVLKVEATDAGSQRDFRAFASLAGHSLLREEVDNGVYRYWLRKA; this is encoded by the coding sequence ATGACTGATATGCAATGGCGTGCCGAAGACTTCGACGCGCAACTGGACGCCTGTGGGTTGAACTGCCCGCTACCTTTACTCAAGGCCAAATTGGAGCTCAACCGCCTGGCCAGTGGCGCGGTGCTCAAGGTTGAGGCTACGGACGCGGGCTCACAGCGGGATTTTCGTGCCTTCGCCAGCCTGGCCGGGCATAGTCTGCTGCGTGAAGAGGTCGACAATGGCGTATACCGCTACTGGCTGCGCAAGGCCTAA
- the queC gene encoding 7-cyano-7-deazaguanine synthase QueC has protein sequence MSDKKAVILLSGGLDSATVVALAKADGYSCYTMSFDYGQRHRSELQAAEQVARQLGVVEHKVIGLNLNGMGGSALTDSSIEVPESPVEGIPVTYVPARNTVFLSLALGWAEVLGARDIFIGVNAVDYSGYPDCRPEFVEAFERMANLATKAGVEGQGFCIQAPLQVMSKAEIVQVGVQHGVDYALTVSCYQADDQGRACGKCDSCRLRAAGFATAGLVDPTRYF, from the coding sequence ATGAGCGATAAGAAAGCGGTAATCCTGCTGTCAGGCGGCCTGGACTCGGCCACCGTGGTGGCGCTGGCCAAGGCCGATGGCTACAGCTGTTACACCATGAGTTTTGATTACGGCCAGCGCCATCGCTCCGAGTTGCAGGCGGCCGAGCAGGTGGCGCGGCAATTGGGTGTGGTCGAGCACAAGGTGATCGGCCTGAACCTCAATGGCATGGGTGGCTCGGCGCTGACTGATTCGAGCATCGAGGTGCCGGAAAGCCCGGTCGAGGGCATTCCGGTGACCTATGTGCCGGCGCGCAATACCGTGTTCCTGTCGCTTGCGCTGGGTTGGGCCGAGGTGTTGGGCGCTCGGGATATTTTTATCGGTGTGAACGCGGTGGATTATTCCGGTTACCCCGATTGCCGTCCTGAGTTTGTTGAGGCCTTCGAGCGCATGGCTAACCTGGCCACCAAGGCCGGTGTAGAAGGGCAGGGTTTCTGTATTCAGGCTCCGCTGCAGGTCATGAGTAAGGCCGAGATCGTCCAGGTTGGGGTTCAACATGGCGTCGACTACGCGCTGACCGTTTCCTGTTATCAGGCTGATGATCAGGGCCGCGCCTGCGGAAAATGCGACAGCTGCCGCCTACGTGCGGCGGGCTTTGCTACCGCCGGGCTGGTAGATCCAACTCGTTATTTCTAA
- a CDS encoding M48 family metalloprotease: MSLLRPTLLTLACLLAAPAIASDLPSLGDASSAIVSPQQEHQLGRAWLSLVRGQVSQLDDPQLKDFVETSVYRLSETSQLQDRRLEFVLLNSPQINAFAAPGGIVGVNGGLFLYAQTEAEYASVMAHELAHLSQRHFARGLEAQQRMQIPVMAGLLAGIVAAAAGAGDLGIAAIASTQAAAMQEQRRFSRQNEQEADRIGLVNLEKAGFDPRAMPSMFERLMRQYRYDRKPPEFLLTHPVSESRIADTRNRAEQYKASGITDSVRYQLMRARVQLTYEETPGVAAKRFRNMLDENPQLEAARYGLTIAQIKSGQHKQARESLQPLLASSPNDVTYNLAQIELDMAANRLGEAQSRTTRLLTLYPNNYPVNQAHIDLLMKQGRIQEAERALDNMLKSRGKDPDVWYQVAEVRGLSGNTIGLHQARGEFFALVGDYKQALEQLDFAKRRASNNFQLASRIDARQRELMEEQRIIEQMLR; this comes from the coding sequence ATGAGCCTTCTGCGCCCTACCCTGTTGACGCTGGCCTGCCTGCTGGCAGCCCCCGCCATAGCCAGTGATCTGCCCTCCCTTGGCGATGCCAGTTCCGCCATCGTCTCACCGCAGCAAGAACACCAGCTGGGCCGCGCCTGGTTGAGCCTGGTACGCGGCCAGGTCAGCCAGCTCGACGATCCGCAGCTCAAGGACTTCGTCGAAACCAGCGTGTACCGCTTGAGCGAAACCAGCCAGCTGCAGGATCGTCGCCTGGAGTTCGTTCTGCTCAACAGCCCGCAGATCAACGCCTTTGCCGCGCCAGGCGGGATTGTCGGGGTCAACGGCGGCCTGTTTCTCTATGCGCAGACCGAAGCCGAGTACGCCTCGGTTATGGCTCACGAACTGGCGCATTTATCACAACGCCACTTCGCTCGAGGGCTGGAAGCGCAGCAGCGCATGCAGATCCCGGTGATGGCCGGCCTGCTCGCCGGCATCGTGGCAGCAGCCGCCGGCGCGGGAGATCTAGGCATCGCAGCCATTGCCTCGACCCAGGCAGCAGCCATGCAAGAGCAGCGGCGCTTCTCTCGACAGAACGAGCAGGAAGCCGACCGCATTGGTCTGGTCAACCTGGAAAAAGCCGGCTTCGACCCACGCGCCATGCCCAGCATGTTCGAGCGTCTGATGCGCCAGTACCGCTACGACCGCAAACCGCCAGAATTCCTCCTGACTCACCCGGTGTCGGAATCGCGTATCGCCGACACCCGCAACCGCGCCGAGCAGTACAAAGCTTCGGGGATCACCGACAGCGTGCGTTACCAGCTGATGCGCGCCCGCGTGCAACTGACCTATGAAGAAACCCCAGGAGTCGCCGCCAAACGCTTTCGCAATATGCTTGACGAAAACCCACAGCTGGAAGCCGCCCGCTACGGGCTGACGATTGCGCAGATAAAAAGCGGCCAACACAAGCAGGCCCGCGAGTCCCTGCAACCGCTACTGGCGAGTTCACCCAATGATGTGACCTACAATCTGGCCCAGATTGAACTGGATATGGCCGCCAATCGCCTGGGCGAGGCGCAAAGCCGGACTACCCGACTACTGACCCTCTACCCGAACAACTACCCGGTCAATCAGGCACATATCGACCTGCTGATGAAGCAGGGTCGCATTCAGGAAGCCGAACGCGCCCTCGACAACATGCTGAAAAGTCGCGGCAAGGACCCGGACGTCTGGTACCAGGTAGCCGAAGTACGCGGCCTGAGTGGTAACACCATCGGCCTGCATCAAGCTCGCGGGGAGTTCTTCGCCCTGGTCGGCGACTACAAGCAGGCCCTGGAACAGCTCGACTTCGCCAAACGCCGCGCCAGCAATAACTTCCAACTGGCTTCACGGATCGACGCCAGACAGCGCGAGTTGATGGAAGAACAGCGCATCATCGAGCAGATGCTTCGCTAG
- a CDS encoding type II toxin-antitoxin system RelE/ParE family toxin: MKVTWTPEALQDRLDIWEYIAADNPAAAVHMDELFSAAASTLADFPQRGRLGTVVGTRELIPHENYRLIYQTESDGVWILALVHVARIWPPLQS; encoded by the coding sequence ATGAAGGTTACTTGGACACCCGAGGCTCTGCAGGATCGTCTGGATATCTGGGAATACATCGCCGCTGATAACCCCGCCGCTGCCGTGCACATGGACGAACTATTCAGCGCGGCTGCGTCCACCCTTGCTGACTTTCCGCAAAGAGGGCGACTGGGAACGGTTGTCGGCACCCGCGAGCTGATACCCCACGAGAACTACCGCCTGATCTATCAGACCGAGAGTGACGGTGTCTGGATTCTTGCCCTGGTGCACGTCGCCAGAATATGGCCTCCGCTCCAAAGCTAA
- the bamC gene encoding outer membrane protein assembly factor BamC → MKRLTGLSALALIIAGTSGCGWIYGENGYFRDRGSDYLEARQTATMQLPPNVDAKRIDPLLPVPQQVATTTDTGEFIVPRPQALAVAGDASEFSLQKSGDSRWVVAQRVPAEVWPVARQFFADNGFQIAEERPQTGEFSTSWQRFDALSESMARRLSSRVSGVNPDAETRVRVRIEPGVQRNTSEIFVVSAERPAGSTADVAFTNRSSNPSLDAALLDEMLVTLARSAEQGGSVSLLAARDYDAPNRVSLSEDGNGNPVLSLGADFDRAWSGVGRSLEMADVRIDDINRSLGVYYINLAERAQKPDDKPGFFGSVFGSAPSKEEIDARAERYQVRLTAVGDSVQVTVEKDLNTIAPADVARKVLDLIQENLG, encoded by the coding sequence ATGAAGCGACTCACCGGACTCTCCGCTCTGGCCCTGATCATCGCTGGTACCAGCGGTTGTGGCTGGATCTATGGCGAAAACGGCTATTTCCGTGACCGTGGCAGCGACTACCTCGAAGCCCGTCAGACAGCCACGATGCAACTCCCGCCAAACGTCGACGCCAAGCGCATCGACCCGCTGCTGCCTGTGCCGCAGCAGGTAGCGACCACCACCGATACCGGCGAATTTATCGTGCCGCGCCCACAAGCCCTGGCTGTAGCCGGTGATGCCAGCGAGTTCAGCCTGCAAAAGAGCGGCGACTCGCGCTGGGTTGTGGCGCAACGTGTACCGGCTGAAGTCTGGCCTGTAGCGCGTCAGTTCTTTGCTGACAACGGTTTTCAGATTGCAGAAGAGCGTCCGCAAACGGGTGAATTCAGCACCTCCTGGCAGCGTTTTGATGCGCTGTCCGAATCCATGGCGCGTCGTCTGAGCAGCCGCGTATCTGGCGTAAATCCAGATGCTGAAACCCGCGTGCGGGTGCGTATCGAGCCAGGCGTGCAGCGCAATACCAGCGAGATTTTCGTGGTCAGCGCCGAGCGTCCAGCCGGCAGCACTGCCGATGTCGCCTTCACCAACCGCAGCAGCAACCCAAGCCTGGATGCTGCGCTGCTCGATGAAATGCTCGTGACCCTGGCGCGCAGCGCCGAGCAGGGTGGTTCGGTATCCTTGCTGGCTGCTCGTGACTACGACGCACCGAACCGCGTTAGCTTGTCCGAAGATGGCAACGGCAACCCGGTGTTGAGCCTGGGGGCGGATTTCGACCGTGCCTGGTCCGGTGTCGGTCGCTCCCTGGAAATGGCTGATGTGCGCATTGACGATATCAACCGCAGCCTGGGTGTTTACTACATCAACCTCGCCGAACGCGCGCAGAAACCTGACGACAAGCCTGGCTTCTTTGGCAGCGTATTTGGCAGCGCCCCGAGCAAGGAAGAGATCGACGCTCGCGCCGAGCGCTACCAGGTACGCCTGACCGCCGTTGGCGATAGCGTGCAGGTCACCGTGGAAAAAGACCTCAACACCATTGCCCCTGCCGACGTGGCGCGCAAGGTGCTGGACCTGATCCAGGAAAACCTTGGCTGA